AACATATTGTCCCACGATGACTTTTCCTCTCCCTATGAGTCCGGGGATGTCTGAGGGAGCGTTCCCTCTGCGTATGAGCAGTTTGACCCTCTCGTAATCGCTGAGGTAACGGTCGACAGCGTCCAGGGAATGACCGGTGCGCCTGGCGATATCGGGGGGCTGCATCCCCTCCTCGTAGAGGCTTACGATGATGCCTTTGTGGGTGGGGTGAGAGCCCTTGTCCTTGACGAAACCCGCCAGCGGAAGGGCCTCGCGGTTCTCT
The sequence above is a segment of the Actinomycetota bacterium genome. Coding sequences within it:
- a CDS encoding DUF1670 domain-containing protein; this encodes ENREALPLAGFVKDKGSHPTHKGIIVSLYEEGMQPPDIARRTGHSLDAVDRYLSDYERVKLLIRRGNAPSDIPGLIGRGKVIVGQYVKILRQYHPELFAAKDRQR